One genomic region from Accipiter gentilis chromosome Z, bAccGen1.1, whole genome shotgun sequence encodes:
- the CCNH gene encoding cyclin-H isoform X1, producing MYHSSTQRRHWTFRSEEELARCRAEANRKFRGKAVTSGKVQQTDPVLLEPQEELAICKYYEKRLLEFCAVFKPAMPRSVVGTASMYFKRFYLNNSVMEYHPRIIMLTCAFLACKVDEFNVSSAQFVGNLRESPLGQEKALEQILEYELLLIQQLNFHLIVHNPYRPFEGFLIDLKTRYPMLENPEVLRKAADDFLNRVALTDAYLLFPPSQIALTAILSSGSRAGINMESYLSESLMLKENRISLAKLLDGMKCMKNLIKKYELPRPEEVAALKQKLEKCHSLELSLNTNPKKRKGYEDDEYVTKKPKTDEEEWTDDDLADSL from the exons ATGTACCACAGCAGCACGCAGCGGCGGCACTGGACTTTCCGCAGCGAGGAGGAGCTGGCGCGGTGCCGGGCCGAGGCCAACCGCAAGTTCCGCGGAAAAGCGGTGACGAGCGGGAAG GTCCAGCAGACCGACCCTGTCCTTCTGgagccccaggaggagctggcGATATGCAAGTACTACGAGAAGAGGTTGCTGGAGTTCTGCGCCGTCTTCAAGCCTGCCATGCCGAGATCCGTGGTG ggAACAGCTAGCATGTATTTCAAGCGCTTTTACCTCAATAACTCGGTGATGGAGTATCATCCTCGGATAATCAT GCTAACATGTGCGTTTTTGGCCTGTAAAGTAGATGAATTTAATGTGTCCAGTGCACAGTTTGTTGGTAATCTTCGAGAAAGCCCTCTTGGACAGGAGAAAGCCCTTGAACAAATACTGGAATATGAACTACTGCTTATTCAGCAACTGAACTTCCATCTTATTGTCCACAATCCATACAGGCCTTTTGAGGGATTTCTAATTGATTTAAAG ACTCGCTATCCAATGCTGGAGAATCCTGAAGTTTTGCGGAAAGCAGCCGATGACTTCCTCAATCGAGTGGCTCTGACAGATGCATAtctgctctttcctccctctcagATAGCTCTCACTGCCATATTATCTAGTGGTTCAAGAGCAGGAATTAATATGGAAAg TTACTTGTCAGAAAGTCTTATGCTGAAAGAAAACCGAATATCCTTAGCCAAGCTACTAGATGGCATGAAAT GCATGAAAAATCTCATAAAGAAATATGAACTGCCAAGGCCTGAGGAGGTTGCTGCTCTAAAACAGAAATTAGAGAAGTGTCACAGCTTGGAGCTTTCACTTAATACAAACCC gaagaagaggaaaggttatGAAGATGATGAGTATGTCACAAAGAAACCTAAAACGGATGAG GAAGAGTGGACTGATGATGATCTTGCGGACTCACTGTAA
- the CCNH gene encoding cyclin-H isoform X2, which translates to MYHSSTQRRHWTFRSEEELARCRAEANRKFRGKAVTSGKVQQTDPVLLEPQEELAICKYYEKRLLEFCAVFKPAMPRSVVGTASMYFKRFYLNNSVMEYHPRIIMLTCAFLACKVDEFNVSSAQFVGNLRESPLGQEKALEQILEYELLLIQQLNFHLIVHNPYRPFEGFLIDLKTRYPMLENPEVLRKAADDFLNRVALTDAYLLFPPSQIALTAILSSGSRAGINMESYLSESLMLKENRISLAKLLDGMKCMKNLIKKYELPRPEEVAALKQKLEKCHSLELSLNTNPKSGLMMILRTHCNLKGRWNSTTVETTVWCQM; encoded by the exons ATGTACCACAGCAGCACGCAGCGGCGGCACTGGACTTTCCGCAGCGAGGAGGAGCTGGCGCGGTGCCGGGCCGAGGCCAACCGCAAGTTCCGCGGAAAAGCGGTGACGAGCGGGAAG GTCCAGCAGACCGACCCTGTCCTTCTGgagccccaggaggagctggcGATATGCAAGTACTACGAGAAGAGGTTGCTGGAGTTCTGCGCCGTCTTCAAGCCTGCCATGCCGAGATCCGTGGTG ggAACAGCTAGCATGTATTTCAAGCGCTTTTACCTCAATAACTCGGTGATGGAGTATCATCCTCGGATAATCAT GCTAACATGTGCGTTTTTGGCCTGTAAAGTAGATGAATTTAATGTGTCCAGTGCACAGTTTGTTGGTAATCTTCGAGAAAGCCCTCTTGGACAGGAGAAAGCCCTTGAACAAATACTGGAATATGAACTACTGCTTATTCAGCAACTGAACTTCCATCTTATTGTCCACAATCCATACAGGCCTTTTGAGGGATTTCTAATTGATTTAAAG ACTCGCTATCCAATGCTGGAGAATCCTGAAGTTTTGCGGAAAGCAGCCGATGACTTCCTCAATCGAGTGGCTCTGACAGATGCATAtctgctctttcctccctctcagATAGCTCTCACTGCCATATTATCTAGTGGTTCAAGAGCAGGAATTAATATGGAAAg TTACTTGTCAGAAAGTCTTATGCTGAAAGAAAACCGAATATCCTTAGCCAAGCTACTAGATGGCATGAAAT GCATGAAAAATCTCATAAAGAAATATGAACTGCCAAGGCCTGAGGAGGTTGCTGCTCTAAAACAGAAATTAGAGAAGTGTCACAGCTTGGAGCTTTCACTTAATACAAACCC GAAGAGTGGACTGATGATGATCTTGCGGACTCACTGTAACCTCAAAGGAAGATGGAATTCTACCACTGTAGAAACTACTGTTTGGTGTCAAATGTGA
- the CCNH gene encoding cyclin-H isoform X3: MYHSSTQRRHWTFRSEEELARCRAEANRKFRGKAVTSGKVQQTDPVLLEPQEELAICKYYEKRLLEFCAVFKPAMPRSVVGTASMYFKRFYLNNSVMEYHPRIIMLTCAFLACKVDEFNVSSAQFVGNLRESPLGQEKALEQILEYELLLIQQLNFHLIVHNPYRPFEGFLIDLKTRYPMLENPEVLRKAADDFLNRVALTDAYLLFPPSQIALTAILSSGSRAGINMESYLSESLMLKENRISLAKLLDGMKCMKNLIKKYELPRPEEVAALKQKLEKCHSLELSLNTNPKKRKGYEDDEYVTKKPKTDEDTEHAG, translated from the exons ATGTACCACAGCAGCACGCAGCGGCGGCACTGGACTTTCCGCAGCGAGGAGGAGCTGGCGCGGTGCCGGGCCGAGGCCAACCGCAAGTTCCGCGGAAAAGCGGTGACGAGCGGGAAG GTCCAGCAGACCGACCCTGTCCTTCTGgagccccaggaggagctggcGATATGCAAGTACTACGAGAAGAGGTTGCTGGAGTTCTGCGCCGTCTTCAAGCCTGCCATGCCGAGATCCGTGGTG ggAACAGCTAGCATGTATTTCAAGCGCTTTTACCTCAATAACTCGGTGATGGAGTATCATCCTCGGATAATCAT GCTAACATGTGCGTTTTTGGCCTGTAAAGTAGATGAATTTAATGTGTCCAGTGCACAGTTTGTTGGTAATCTTCGAGAAAGCCCTCTTGGACAGGAGAAAGCCCTTGAACAAATACTGGAATATGAACTACTGCTTATTCAGCAACTGAACTTCCATCTTATTGTCCACAATCCATACAGGCCTTTTGAGGGATTTCTAATTGATTTAAAG ACTCGCTATCCAATGCTGGAGAATCCTGAAGTTTTGCGGAAAGCAGCCGATGACTTCCTCAATCGAGTGGCTCTGACAGATGCATAtctgctctttcctccctctcagATAGCTCTCACTGCCATATTATCTAGTGGTTCAAGAGCAGGAATTAATATGGAAAg TTACTTGTCAGAAAGTCTTATGCTGAAAGAAAACCGAATATCCTTAGCCAAGCTACTAGATGGCATGAAAT GCATGAAAAATCTCATAAAGAAATATGAACTGCCAAGGCCTGAGGAGGTTGCTGCTCTAAAACAGAAATTAGAGAAGTGTCACAGCTTGGAGCTTTCACTTAATACAAACCC gaagaagaggaaaggttatGAAGATGATGAGTATGTCACAAAGAAACCTAAAACGGATGAG GACACTGAGCACGCTGGGTAA